Proteins encoded together in one Streptomyces sp. NBC_01216 window:
- a CDS encoding ester cyclase, protein MTSAKDTVHQFLLQVRSGLHPDRAHRFMAGLVRAHQIVSEAPVVVERTPQQYAEHVQEMLDAYGAFALTVDELIADGDRVYARWTQIGQHVGSVDHFPPTGAQITAMTSAVYRVEDGLIVEYWIQIDRHGITAQLERAAAER, encoded by the coding sequence ATGACCAGTGCTAAGGACACAGTCCACCAGTTCCTGCTGCAGGTGCGATCGGGGCTGCATCCTGACCGGGCCCACCGCTTCATGGCCGGCCTGGTCCGGGCCCACCAGATCGTCTCGGAGGCGCCGGTGGTCGTGGAGCGGACACCGCAGCAGTACGCCGAGCACGTCCAGGAGATGCTCGACGCCTACGGCGCCTTCGCCCTGACCGTGGACGAACTCATCGCCGACGGCGATCGCGTCTACGCCCGTTGGACTCAGATCGGACAGCATGTCGGATCCGTCGATCACTTTCCGCCGACCGGTGCGCAGATCACCGCGATGACCAGTGCGGTCTATCGAGTCGAGGACGGCCTGATCGTCGAGTACTGGATTCAGATCGACCGGCACGGAATCACAGCCCAGTTGGAGAGAGCCGCTGCCGAGCGCTGA
- a CDS encoding MarR family winged helix-turn-helix transcriptional regulator has translation MPGLSPSEQLLIGLSRLGQAVRLSAWHNAGPTKLTPLQSDILLFLDGDRRPRRQGEIVSALASTAPTVSDAVRALAGKRLVDRQRDPVDSRAITLVLTETGRTEAARLATIPEPLRAALDGLGEEDVAAMLRGTTSMIRILQQWHAIPVSRTCVTCRFYRPDAHPGDLRTPHHCAFVDAAFGDVDLRLDCPDHQTADG, from the coding sequence ATGCCTGGGCTGTCCCCCAGCGAGCAACTGCTCATCGGGCTTAGCCGACTTGGCCAGGCGGTCCGGTTGAGCGCATGGCACAACGCAGGGCCGACGAAGCTCACCCCGCTGCAGTCCGACATCCTGCTGTTCCTGGACGGTGACCGCCGGCCCCGCCGGCAGGGCGAGATCGTCTCGGCTCTGGCCTCCACCGCGCCGACCGTCAGCGACGCCGTGCGCGCCCTGGCGGGAAAGCGCCTGGTCGACCGTCAGCGCGACCCTGTCGACTCACGCGCCATCACTCTTGTCCTGACCGAGACCGGACGGACCGAGGCCGCTCGGCTCGCCACCATCCCCGAGCCACTGCGCGCGGCGCTCGACGGACTCGGCGAGGAGGATGTCGCCGCAATGCTGCGCGGAACGACCAGCATGATCCGGATCCTCCAGCAGTGGCACGCGATCCCGGTCTCCCGTACCTGCGTCACCTGCCGGTTCTACCGTCCCGACGCCCACCCTGGCGATCTCCGTACCCCGCACCACTGCGCCTTCGTGGATGCCGCGTTCGGGGACGTCGACCTCCGGCTCGACTGCCCCGACCACCAAACGGCCGACGGCTGA
- a CDS encoding carboxymuconolactone decarboxylase family protein has translation MSRLSTVDPDTATPAAKAQLDRVERALGATPNMMRAMASSPAVLDAYLSFGGALAKGHLSAAVREQIALVTAVENSCEYCYAAHHVLGAKAGVSTADLAAGGRAEAADPKVAAALRFARAVVRHKGFVADADIEAVRTAGYGDGEIGEIIGAVALNIFTNYFNSVGRTELDFPSVPLPQ, from the coding sequence ATGTCTCGCCTGTCCACCGTCGACCCGGACACCGCCACCCCCGCCGCCAAGGCCCAGCTCGACCGGGTCGAGCGCGCCCTGGGCGCGACGCCCAACATGATGCGGGCGATGGCCTCCTCGCCGGCCGTCCTGGACGCGTACCTCTCCTTCGGCGGCGCCCTGGCCAAGGGGCACCTCTCCGCCGCGGTCCGTGAGCAGATCGCCCTCGTCACCGCCGTGGAGAACTCCTGCGAGTACTGCTACGCGGCCCATCACGTCCTCGGCGCCAAGGCAGGTGTCAGCACCGCGGACCTCGCCGCCGGAGGTCGCGCCGAGGCAGCTGACCCCAAGGTCGCCGCCGCGCTGCGGTTCGCCCGCGCCGTCGTCCGCCACAAGGGCTTCGTCGCCGACGCGGACATCGAGGCCGTCCGCACCGCGGGCTACGGCGACGGCGAGATCGGCGAGATCATCGGCGCGGTCGCCCTCAACATATTCACCAACTACTTCAACTCCGTCGGCCGCACCGAGCTCGACTTCCCCTCCGTCCCTCTCCCCCAGTAG